Proteins encoded within one genomic window of Polypterus senegalus isolate Bchr_013 chromosome 6, ASM1683550v1, whole genome shotgun sequence:
- the LOC120531608 gene encoding protein phosphatase Slingshot homolog 2-like isoform X1 translates to MTLGSVSDGGRCEAGHICSCCGEKMMPYFSENAVISQNTINQIISESFLTVKGAALFLPRGNGSTTPRISQRRNKHAGDLQQHLQAMFLLLRPEDNIRLAVRLESAYQSCTRYMVVVSTNGRQDTEESIVLGMDFKNKESSCCTMGLVLPLWSDTLIHLDGDGGFSVSTVNRVHIFKPVSVQAMWSALQSLHKACEVARCHNYYPGSLFLTWTSYYESRISSDQVCINEWNAMQDVQSHRADSPVLFTDVPTERERTERLIKSKLREIMMQKDLENITSKEIRTELEMQMVCNLREFKEFIDNEMIVILGQMDSPTEIFDHVFLGSEWNASNLEDLQNRGVRYILNVTREIDNFFPGLFEYHNIRVYDEEATDLLAYWNDAYKFISKAKKTGSKCLVHCKMGVSRSASTVIAYAMKEYGWNLEDAYSYVKERRTVTKPNPSFMRQLEEYQGILLASKQRHNKLWRSHSDSDLSDHHDPINKTPLNMNLNQKDADNNPSLEHFLGMAVLQALATMPSSIDEDPPTPCEDHDSLQLDFQPCTNEESLEQSASNGLSECPDSPETTTVVFPCVGDMPLQEVSLIMPTSLVDLRGDKPLLEPKLNTQEKNAIPTVQSSPSLSLTTNTRTSDVDVSLDLNTDFLEDTGGQHNSNNNPMSPSHTVQSPSLSTDSIDFFSAREKFLELSQEGRARALSQSKNEDLVTPKLLQSRSPGQDLLDTEDSVHPVEEHTKEQCLDITVGVPRSQSENGISVKDIVIELESINQSSGPTPCKTDSSTTVSSPATMKKAVVHSLQSEPPGDLEPKSICEYPSDELRDFSTSHCEASQDSLTPKLETKKWLSGSVRRATNKLEQRLRQEQEPGNCLGIRKNSRHDEVPSIEVHPQECGDNQLHNPLLEEGTMLPLQKLPKTRDISDSSDKEEAGSCHSDSAEKFWKPLESKPKEKEAPISSTVKAPFLSCRVEITEFASNHSPLETGGSCPVFPLNEREYQTSSDHSNHVYVSDKERKDPSSDLCEFILQEPGMGTKQTVDDLCYISHLQNPPLLTGSLSPKACLLLEGATESSSDTDTLPDRPTESSTLQRSTEELLKIQETLSDLQAFLNRVTPTVSRPPNWTGLPHSSSSSSVSELTVVTKGHSGMVKQRAQEIEARIRQAGLTTPSLMKRSASLAKLGCLELSTDDLSEVGKAESGPASPACSFRLLHPESCRAHLMAEDPSKKFCMASESTLPGEQSCHSDCGSLNQPVELPSILHTSTFRESNEGCLESCPSLLQATEQTVPFSGVAPRQQYGRTHPLRKLRKANEKKRTASFQYNTM, encoded by the exons CATCAGTGAAAGCTTCCTTACTGTGAAAGGAGCTGCCCTATTTCTTCCCAGAGGCAATGGTTCCACAACACCAAGGATCAGCCAACGACGCAACAAACACGCTG GAGACCTTCAGCAACACTTGCAGGCCATGTTTTTGCTGCTACGACCTGAAGACAACATTAGATTG GCTGTGAGGTTGGAAAGTGCCTATCAGAGCTGCACACGCTACATGGTGGTGGTTTCTACCAATGGACGGCAGGACACTGAAGAGAGCATAGTACTGGGGATGGACTTTAAGAACAAAGAAAG taGCTGTTGTACTATGGGTCTTGTCCTACCTCTTTGGAGTGACACCCTTATCCACTTGGATGGTGATGG CGGTTTTAGTGTGTCCACAGTCAACAGAGTCCACATCTTCAAGCCGGTTTCCGTCCAGGCCATGTG GTCAGCTCTGCAGAGTTTGCATAAGGCATGTGAAGTGGCTCGTTGCCACAATTACTATCCTGGCAGCCTGTTCCTTACGTGGACCAGCTACTATGAGAGCCGTATCAGCTCAGACCAAGTGTGCATCAATGAGTGGAATGCCATGCAGGATGTGCAATCTCACCGGGCTGACTCCCCTGTTTTATTCACTGATGT TCCAACAGAGAGGGAGCGTACAGAGAGACTTATTAAATCTAAGCTGAGAGAGATCATGATGCAGAAAGATTTGgaaaacatcacttcaaaagag ATCCGCACTGAGCTTGAGATGCAGATGGTCTGCAACCTGCGCGAATTCAAGGAATTTATTGACAATGAAATGATTGTCATTCTTGGACAAATGGATAGCCCTACTGAGATATTTGACCATGTCTTCCTA GGCTCAGAGTGGAATGCCTCCAATCTTGAAGACTTGCAGAATAGAGG GGTTCGTTACATCCTGAATGTCACACGGGAGATTGATAACTTTTTCCCAGGCCTCTTTGAATATCACAACATTCGGGTCTATGATGAAGAGGCTACAGATTTACTGGCTTACTGGAATGATGCTTACAAATTCATCTCTAAGGCAAA GAAAACTGGCTCCAAATGCCTTGTCCATTGTAAGATGGGTGTGAGCCGCTCTGCCTCAACTGTTATTGCCTATGCAATGAAGGAATATGGCTGGAATCTGGAAGATGCTTATAGCTATGTCAAGGAACGCCGCACAGTCACCAAACCGAATCCCTCTTTTATGAGGCAGCTTGAGGAGTATCAGGGCATACTCTTGGCAAG TAAACAGCGGCACAACAAGCTTTGGCGATCCCACTCTGACAGTGATCTTTCAGATCATCATGATCCCATCAACAAGACTCCTCTTAACATGAACCTCAACCAGAAAGATGCAGATAATAATCCTTCACTGGAACATTTCTTGGGAATGGCAGTCCTACAAGCACTTGCAACTATGCCTTCAAGTATTGATGAAGATCCACCCACACCATGTGAGGACCATGACAGTCTGCAGTTGGATTTCCAGCCATGTACAAACGAAGAAAGTTTAGAGCAATCTGCTTCAAATGGCCTCTCAGAGTGTCCAGATTCACCCGAGACTACCACTGTAGTCTTCCCTTGTGTAGGAGACATGCCACTCCAGGAGGTTTCTTTAATTATGCCAACCTCACTGGTTGACTTGAGAGGAGATAAGCCATTGCTAGAACCAAAGCTTAATACACAAGAAAAGAATGCAATTCCAACAGTACAGTCTTCTCCCTCATTGTCCTTAACCACCAATACTAGGACATCAGATGTAGATGTCTCCCTTGATTTGAACACTGATTTTTTGGAGGATACAGGTGGTCAGCACAACAGCAATAATAACCCAATGTCCCCTTCTCATACTGTTCAATCTCCTAGCCTAAGTACAGATAGCATTGACTTCTTCAGTGCACGAGAAAAATTCCTGGAATTATCCCAAGAGGGTCGTGCTAGAGCACTGTCTCAGTCTAAAAATGAGGACTTGGTAACGCCAAAATTACTTCAGTCCAGAAGTCCTGGCCAGGACCTGCTTGATACAGAGGACAGTGTACACCCTGTTGAAGAACACACAAAA GAGCAGTGCCTGGACATAACAGTGGGTGTCCCAAGATCGCAGTCTGAGAATGGAATCTCTGTTAAAGATATTGTAATAGAGCTGGAGTCCATCAACCAGAGCAGTGGACCGACCCCCTGCAAGACTGATTCCTCCACCACAGTCTCCTCTCCAGCCACAATGAAAAAGGCTGTGGTTCACAGTTTGCAAAGTGAACCTCCGGGAGACTTAGAACCCAAATCAATATGTGAATATCCCTCAGATGAGCTAAGAGACTTTTCCACAAGCCACTGCGAGGCCTCCCAAGACAGCCTCACACCCAAGCTGGAGACAAAAAAATGGTTGTCTGGTTCTGTGAGACGAGCCACTAATAAACTGGAACAGCGACTGCGGCAGGAGCAAGAGCCAGGTAACTGTTTAGGGATCAGAAAGAACTCCCGCCATGATGAGGTGCCTTCAATTGAGGTACATCCCCAAGAATGTGGAGACAATCAGCTGCACAATCCCCTACTGGAAGAGGGAACTATGCTTCCATTGCAAAAGCTGCCTAAGACCAGGGACATATCTGACAGTTCTGACAAAGAGGAAGCTGGCTCTTGTCACAGTGATTCAGCAGAGAAATTCTGGAAACCTTTGGAGTCAAAGCCCAAAGAAAAGGAAGCACCCATTTCTTCCACTGTGAAAGCTCCTTTTTTGTCTTGCAGAGTGGAGATTACTGAATTTGCCTCAAATCATTCACCATTAGAAACAGGAGGGAGTTGCCCAGTGTTTCCTTTAAATGAGAGAGAGTATCAGACTTCTTCAGATCATTCTAACCATGTGTATGTTTCAGATAAGGAAAGGAAGGATCCTAGTAGTGACCTCTGTGAATTTATCTTGCAAGAACCTGGGATGGGGACAAAGCAAACTGTTGATGACCTTTGCTACATCTCTCATCTGCAGAACCCTCCTCTGCTCACAGGGTCATTGAGCCCAAAAGCTTGCCTGCTTCTGGAGGGAGCCACTGAGAGCAGCAGCGACACAGATACACTGCCAGACAGGCCGACTGAGAGTTCTACTCTGCAGCGGAGTACAGAAGAGCTTCTAAAAATTCAAGAGACACTCAGTGATTTGCAGGCCTTCTTGAATCGTGTCACACCAACTGTATCCAGACCACCGAACTGGACAGGTCTACCTCACAGCTCAAGTAGCAGTAGTGTGTCTGAGCTGACTGTTGTTACCAAGGGCCATTCAGGTATGGTAAAGCAACGTGCTCAGGAGATTGAGGCTAGGATTCGTCAGGCTGGCCTGACCACTCCATCTCTCATGAAACGGTCTGCTTCCCTGGCCAAACTGGGATGTCTTGAGCTATCAACAGATGATTTATCAGAGGTGGGAAAAGCTGAATCAGGCCCAGCTAGCCCAGCATGCTCCTTTAGACTTCTGCATCCCGAGTCATGTAGGGCCCATCTAATGGCAGAGGATCCTTCAAAAAAATTCTGTATGGCATCTGAATCAACCCTGCCTGGGGAACAATCATGTCATTCAGACTGTGGCTCCTTAAACCAACCTGTCGAGCTGCCTTCCATCCTGCATACCAGTACATTCAGGGAAAGCAATGAGGGATGTCTGGAAAGCTGTCCGTCACTGTTACAGGCAACTGAACAGACAGTCCCTTTCTCTGGCGTAGCTCCAAGACAGCAGTATGGCAGGACACATCCACTCCGTAAGTTGAGAAAagctaatgaaaagaaaaggacagcAAGCTTCCAATACAATACCATGTGA
- the LOC120531608 gene encoding protein phosphatase Slingshot homolog 2-like isoform X4: MFLLLRPEDNIRLAVRLESAYQSCTRYMVVVSTNGRQDTEESIVLGMDFKNKESSCCTMGLVLPLWSDTLIHLDGDGGFSVSTVNRVHIFKPVSVQAMWSALQSLHKACEVARCHNYYPGSLFLTWTSYYESRISSDQVCINEWNAMQDVQSHRADSPVLFTDVPTERERTERLIKSKLREIMMQKDLENITSKEIRTELEMQMVCNLREFKEFIDNEMIVILGQMDSPTEIFDHVFLGSEWNASNLEDLQNRGVRYILNVTREIDNFFPGLFEYHNIRVYDEEATDLLAYWNDAYKFISKAKKTGSKCLVHCKMGVSRSASTVIAYAMKEYGWNLEDAYSYVKERRTVTKPNPSFMRQLEEYQGILLASKQRHNKLWRSHSDSDLSDHHDPINKTPLNMNLNQKDADNNPSLEHFLGMAVLQALATMPSSIDEDPPTPCEDHDSLQLDFQPCTNEESLEQSASNGLSECPDSPETTTVVFPCVGDMPLQEVSLIMPTSLVDLRGDKPLLEPKLNTQEKNAIPTVQSSPSLSLTTNTRTSDVDVSLDLNTDFLEDTGGQHNSNNNPMSPSHTVQSPSLSTDSIDFFSAREKFLELSQEGRARALSQSKNEDLVTPKLLQSRSPGQDLLDTEDSVHPVEEHTKEQCLDITVGVPRSQSENGISVKDIVIELESINQSSGPTPCKTDSSTTVSSPATMKKAVVHSLQSEPPGDLEPKSICEYPSDELRDFSTSHCEASQDSLTPKLETKKWLSGSVRRATNKLEQRLRQEQEPGNCLGIRKNSRHDEVPSIEVHPQECGDNQLHNPLLEEGTMLPLQKLPKTRDISDSSDKEEAGSCHSDSAEKFWKPLESKPKEKEAPISSTVKAPFLSCRVEITEFASNHSPLETGGSCPVFPLNEREYQTSSDHSNHVYVSDKERKDPSSDLCEFILQEPGMGTKQTVDDLCYISHLQNPPLLTGSLSPKACLLLEGATESSSDTDTLPDRPTESSTLQRSTEELLKIQETLSDLQAFLNRVTPTVSRPPNWTGLPHSSSSSSVSELTVVTKGHSGMVKQRAQEIEARIRQAGLTTPSLMKRSASLAKLGCLELSTDDLSEVGKAESGPASPACSFRLLHPESCRAHLMAEDPSKKFCMASESTLPGEQSCHSDCGSLNQPVELPSILHTSTFRESNEGCLESCPSLLQATEQTVPFSGVAPRQQYGRTHPLRKLRKANEKKRTASFQYNTM; this comes from the exons ATGTTTTTGCTGCTACGACCTGAAGACAACATTAGATTG GCTGTGAGGTTGGAAAGTGCCTATCAGAGCTGCACACGCTACATGGTGGTGGTTTCTACCAATGGACGGCAGGACACTGAAGAGAGCATAGTACTGGGGATGGACTTTAAGAACAAAGAAAG taGCTGTTGTACTATGGGTCTTGTCCTACCTCTTTGGAGTGACACCCTTATCCACTTGGATGGTGATGG CGGTTTTAGTGTGTCCACAGTCAACAGAGTCCACATCTTCAAGCCGGTTTCCGTCCAGGCCATGTG GTCAGCTCTGCAGAGTTTGCATAAGGCATGTGAAGTGGCTCGTTGCCACAATTACTATCCTGGCAGCCTGTTCCTTACGTGGACCAGCTACTATGAGAGCCGTATCAGCTCAGACCAAGTGTGCATCAATGAGTGGAATGCCATGCAGGATGTGCAATCTCACCGGGCTGACTCCCCTGTTTTATTCACTGATGT TCCAACAGAGAGGGAGCGTACAGAGAGACTTATTAAATCTAAGCTGAGAGAGATCATGATGCAGAAAGATTTGgaaaacatcacttcaaaagag ATCCGCACTGAGCTTGAGATGCAGATGGTCTGCAACCTGCGCGAATTCAAGGAATTTATTGACAATGAAATGATTGTCATTCTTGGACAAATGGATAGCCCTACTGAGATATTTGACCATGTCTTCCTA GGCTCAGAGTGGAATGCCTCCAATCTTGAAGACTTGCAGAATAGAGG GGTTCGTTACATCCTGAATGTCACACGGGAGATTGATAACTTTTTCCCAGGCCTCTTTGAATATCACAACATTCGGGTCTATGATGAAGAGGCTACAGATTTACTGGCTTACTGGAATGATGCTTACAAATTCATCTCTAAGGCAAA GAAAACTGGCTCCAAATGCCTTGTCCATTGTAAGATGGGTGTGAGCCGCTCTGCCTCAACTGTTATTGCCTATGCAATGAAGGAATATGGCTGGAATCTGGAAGATGCTTATAGCTATGTCAAGGAACGCCGCACAGTCACCAAACCGAATCCCTCTTTTATGAGGCAGCTTGAGGAGTATCAGGGCATACTCTTGGCAAG TAAACAGCGGCACAACAAGCTTTGGCGATCCCACTCTGACAGTGATCTTTCAGATCATCATGATCCCATCAACAAGACTCCTCTTAACATGAACCTCAACCAGAAAGATGCAGATAATAATCCTTCACTGGAACATTTCTTGGGAATGGCAGTCCTACAAGCACTTGCAACTATGCCTTCAAGTATTGATGAAGATCCACCCACACCATGTGAGGACCATGACAGTCTGCAGTTGGATTTCCAGCCATGTACAAACGAAGAAAGTTTAGAGCAATCTGCTTCAAATGGCCTCTCAGAGTGTCCAGATTCACCCGAGACTACCACTGTAGTCTTCCCTTGTGTAGGAGACATGCCACTCCAGGAGGTTTCTTTAATTATGCCAACCTCACTGGTTGACTTGAGAGGAGATAAGCCATTGCTAGAACCAAAGCTTAATACACAAGAAAAGAATGCAATTCCAACAGTACAGTCTTCTCCCTCATTGTCCTTAACCACCAATACTAGGACATCAGATGTAGATGTCTCCCTTGATTTGAACACTGATTTTTTGGAGGATACAGGTGGTCAGCACAACAGCAATAATAACCCAATGTCCCCTTCTCATACTGTTCAATCTCCTAGCCTAAGTACAGATAGCATTGACTTCTTCAGTGCACGAGAAAAATTCCTGGAATTATCCCAAGAGGGTCGTGCTAGAGCACTGTCTCAGTCTAAAAATGAGGACTTGGTAACGCCAAAATTACTTCAGTCCAGAAGTCCTGGCCAGGACCTGCTTGATACAGAGGACAGTGTACACCCTGTTGAAGAACACACAAAA GAGCAGTGCCTGGACATAACAGTGGGTGTCCCAAGATCGCAGTCTGAGAATGGAATCTCTGTTAAAGATATTGTAATAGAGCTGGAGTCCATCAACCAGAGCAGTGGACCGACCCCCTGCAAGACTGATTCCTCCACCACAGTCTCCTCTCCAGCCACAATGAAAAAGGCTGTGGTTCACAGTTTGCAAAGTGAACCTCCGGGAGACTTAGAACCCAAATCAATATGTGAATATCCCTCAGATGAGCTAAGAGACTTTTCCACAAGCCACTGCGAGGCCTCCCAAGACAGCCTCACACCCAAGCTGGAGACAAAAAAATGGTTGTCTGGTTCTGTGAGACGAGCCACTAATAAACTGGAACAGCGACTGCGGCAGGAGCAAGAGCCAGGTAACTGTTTAGGGATCAGAAAGAACTCCCGCCATGATGAGGTGCCTTCAATTGAGGTACATCCCCAAGAATGTGGAGACAATCAGCTGCACAATCCCCTACTGGAAGAGGGAACTATGCTTCCATTGCAAAAGCTGCCTAAGACCAGGGACATATCTGACAGTTCTGACAAAGAGGAAGCTGGCTCTTGTCACAGTGATTCAGCAGAGAAATTCTGGAAACCTTTGGAGTCAAAGCCCAAAGAAAAGGAAGCACCCATTTCTTCCACTGTGAAAGCTCCTTTTTTGTCTTGCAGAGTGGAGATTACTGAATTTGCCTCAAATCATTCACCATTAGAAACAGGAGGGAGTTGCCCAGTGTTTCCTTTAAATGAGAGAGAGTATCAGACTTCTTCAGATCATTCTAACCATGTGTATGTTTCAGATAAGGAAAGGAAGGATCCTAGTAGTGACCTCTGTGAATTTATCTTGCAAGAACCTGGGATGGGGACAAAGCAAACTGTTGATGACCTTTGCTACATCTCTCATCTGCAGAACCCTCCTCTGCTCACAGGGTCATTGAGCCCAAAAGCTTGCCTGCTTCTGGAGGGAGCCACTGAGAGCAGCAGCGACACAGATACACTGCCAGACAGGCCGACTGAGAGTTCTACTCTGCAGCGGAGTACAGAAGAGCTTCTAAAAATTCAAGAGACACTCAGTGATTTGCAGGCCTTCTTGAATCGTGTCACACCAACTGTATCCAGACCACCGAACTGGACAGGTCTACCTCACAGCTCAAGTAGCAGTAGTGTGTCTGAGCTGACTGTTGTTACCAAGGGCCATTCAGGTATGGTAAAGCAACGTGCTCAGGAGATTGAGGCTAGGATTCGTCAGGCTGGCCTGACCACTCCATCTCTCATGAAACGGTCTGCTTCCCTGGCCAAACTGGGATGTCTTGAGCTATCAACAGATGATTTATCAGAGGTGGGAAAAGCTGAATCAGGCCCAGCTAGCCCAGCATGCTCCTTTAGACTTCTGCATCCCGAGTCATGTAGGGCCCATCTAATGGCAGAGGATCCTTCAAAAAAATTCTGTATGGCATCTGAATCAACCCTGCCTGGGGAACAATCATGTCATTCAGACTGTGGCTCCTTAAACCAACCTGTCGAGCTGCCTTCCATCCTGCATACCAGTACATTCAGGGAAAGCAATGAGGGATGTCTGGAAAGCTGTCCGTCACTGTTACAGGCAACTGAACAGACAGTCCCTTTCTCTGGCGTAGCTCCAAGACAGCAGTATGGCAGGACACATCCACTCCGTAAGTTGAGAAAagctaatgaaaagaaaaggacagcAAGCTTCCAATACAATACCATGTGA